Proteins from one Staphylococcus sp. IVB6214 genomic window:
- a CDS encoding 4-hydroxy-3-methylbut-2-enyl diphosphate reductase, translating to MEIIKITPRGYCYGVVDAMVIARNASLDPNLPRPIYILGMIVHNKHVTDAFESDGIITLDGPNRLKILEQIETGTVIFTAHGVSPEVKQRARDKGLTCIDATCPDVENTHELIRQKKADGYHVVYIGKKGHPEPEGAVGVAPEIVHLVETKDDVNALPDSLHDYPLIVTNQTTMSQWDVLHLMDELKVKYPHIEQHKEICQATQVRQEAVANQAGQADLLIVVGDPKSNNSNRLAQVSNDIAHTKSFRIADISQLDLSWLDGVETVAVTAGASTPTPIVKEVINFFNQYDPLDPTTHDTTSHVPVEKILPKIKKAKPVEIMK from the coding sequence ATGGAAATTATAAAAATTACACCCCGTGGTTATTGTTATGGTGTTGTTGATGCAATGGTTATTGCGCGCAATGCTTCTTTAGACCCTAACTTACCACGTCCGATATATATTTTAGGGATGATTGTGCATAACAAGCACGTCACTGATGCGTTTGAATCAGATGGGATTATCACATTAGATGGTCCTAACAGATTGAAAATTTTAGAACAAATTGAGACAGGTACTGTTATTTTTACAGCACATGGTGTGTCACCTGAAGTAAAACAACGTGCAAGAGACAAAGGATTAACTTGTATCGATGCGACATGTCCAGATGTTGAAAACACTCACGAACTGATTAGACAGAAAAAAGCAGATGGCTATCACGTTGTGTATATTGGTAAAAAAGGACACCCAGAACCTGAAGGCGCAGTTGGCGTTGCACCTGAAATTGTTCATCTCGTTGAAACGAAAGATGACGTTAATGCTTTACCAGATAGTTTGCACGACTATCCACTCATTGTGACGAACCAAACGACAATGTCTCAATGGGATGTGCTTCATTTGATGGATGAGCTCAAAGTAAAATATCCACATATAGAGCAACATAAAGAGATTTGCCAAGCAACACAAGTGCGTCAAGAAGCAGTAGCAAATCAAGCCGGACAAGCAGATTTACTCATCGTAGTTGGAGATCCAAAAAGCAATAATTCGAATAGATTGGCACAAGTATCTAATGATATCGCACATACAAAATCATTCCGTATTGCTGATATTTCACAATTGGATTTATCGTGGCTTGATGGTGTAGAGACAGTTGCTGTGACGGCCGGAGCTTCTACGCCAACGCCTATTGTGAAAGAAGTGATTAATTTCTTTAACCAATATGATCCACTAGATCCGACAACACACGATACGACTTCTCATGTACCCGTTGAGAAAATATTGCCGAAGATTAAAAAAGCAAAACCCGTTGAAATTATGAAATAG
- a CDS encoding Nif3-like dinuclear metal center hexameric protein has protein sequence MKLDELLKVLNDQVPFNSAESWDNVGLLIGDRSSEVTGIMTALDCTVDVVNEAIEKGCNTIVAHHPLIFKGMRTILADDGYGQIVYKLIQNHINLIALHTNLDVLPNGVNAMLAELIALNNCKILLPQTETYYKVQVYIPEENADVFKQRLSEQGLAKEGNYEHAFFNTLGQGQFKPVGEAQPHIGEIDKIETVKEAKIEFMVPADQRVLTQQLIHKYHPYETPVYDFIPLEKEIERGLGMIGELAQPMSVESFVAHVKEQLKMPSVRYIGDVNKQIQTVAIIGGSGIGYEMTAAKQGADIFLTGDIKHHDALDAKLAGMSLLDINHYSEYVMKEGLITLLNEWLTTDFNGVILASKIHTDPYQYM, from the coding sequence ATGAAGTTAGATGAACTATTAAAGGTTTTAAATGATCAAGTCCCATTTAACAGTGCGGAATCATGGGATAATGTTGGATTACTCATTGGTGATCGTTCTTCAGAAGTAACGGGTATTATGACCGCTCTTGATTGTACAGTAGATGTTGTGAACGAAGCAATCGAAAAGGGGTGTAATACGATTGTTGCGCACCATCCACTGATTTTTAAAGGAATGCGTACCATTTTAGCAGATGATGGATATGGACAAATCGTATATAAATTAATCCAAAATCATATAAATCTCATCGCGTTGCATACAAACCTTGATGTACTCCCAAATGGCGTCAATGCGATGCTTGCTGAACTTATTGCTTTAAATAATTGCAAAATACTATTACCACAAACAGAGACATACTATAAAGTTCAGGTGTATATTCCTGAAGAAAATGCAGATGTATTCAAGCAACGTTTATCAGAGCAGGGACTTGCGAAAGAAGGCAATTATGAACATGCCTTTTTTAACACTCTTGGGCAAGGACAATTCAAACCAGTAGGAGAAGCACAGCCGCATATTGGCGAAATTGATAAAATCGAAACGGTTAAAGAAGCAAAAATTGAATTCATGGTGCCAGCCGATCAACGCGTGTTAACACAACAATTAATTCACAAATATCATCCATACGAAACACCTGTCTATGACTTCATTCCTTTAGAGAAAGAAATTGAACGTGGATTAGGTATGATTGGAGAACTCGCACAACCAATGTCAGTAGAATCATTTGTTGCACATGTCAAAGAGCAATTAAAAATGCCGAGTGTCCGCTATATTGGAGATGTGAATAAACAGATACAAACAGTGGCCATTATAGGGGGCTCTGGAATCGGTTATGAAATGACAGCAGCGAAACAAGGTGCAGATATTTTCTTAACAGGTGATATTAAACATCATGATGCACTAGATGCGAAACTGGCAGGTATGTCATTGTTGGATATTAACCATTACAGCGAATATGTCATGAAAGAAGGTCTTATTACCTTATTAAACGAATGGCTGACAACAGACTTCAACGGTGTCATCCTCGCTTCCAAAATACACACAGACCCATATCAATATATGTAA
- a CDS encoding tRNA (adenine(22)-N(1))-methyltransferase TrmK: protein MIPINRRLKKVSEYVTGEKLADIGSDHAFLPMYCLEQGFISSAIAGEVIPGPYSAAVKSVERHGYKSQIDIRLGNGLTILNPEEDAIDTVTICGMGGPLIAKILNEGFKHIPQRPRLILQSNIQSEPIRQFLQANGYHIVTETLIKERAHIYEIIVADAGTMDLSEKDFKFGPFLHPNPSDLFVEKWMREIEALEEIKKQLDPVRHQKRYDEITRQENEIKEVLNR from the coding sequence ATGATACCAATCAATAGACGTTTAAAAAAAGTAAGTGAATATGTCACAGGAGAAAAGCTCGCGGACATTGGCTCAGATCATGCTTTTTTACCGATGTATTGTTTAGAACAAGGATTCATCTCATCAGCTATTGCTGGGGAAGTTATCCCTGGTCCGTACTCAGCAGCGGTTAAAAGTGTTGAGCGCCATGGCTATAAAAGTCAAATTGATATCCGTCTCGGCAATGGTTTGACGATTTTAAATCCTGAAGAAGATGCAATTGATACAGTTACAATTTGTGGTATGGGGGGACCGTTGATTGCAAAAATTTTGAATGAAGGTTTCAAGCATATTCCTCAACGCCCAAGACTTATTCTACAATCCAACATTCAATCTGAGCCGATACGTCAATTTTTACAAGCAAATGGCTACCATATTGTGACTGAAACATTAATCAAAGAACGTGCGCATATTTATGAAATTATCGTAGCGGATGCCGGTACGATGGACTTATCAGAGAAAGATTTTAAGTTCGGACCATTTTTACATCCGAATCCGTCAGATCTTTTTGTAGAAAAATGGATGCGTGAAATTGAAGCTTTAGAGGAGATTAAGAAACAATTAGATCCTGTGCGACATCAAAAGCGCTATGATGAAATTACAAGACAAGAAAACGAAATTAAAGAGGTGCTTAATCGATGA
- the rpoD gene encoding RNA polymerase sigma factor RpoD gives MSDNQVKVIKKETIDPTLTIEDVKKQLIEKGKKEGHLSHEEVADKLQNFEMDSDQMDEFFDMINDNDIQLINEKDSTDTDEKLNPNDLSAPPGVKINDPVRMYLKEIGRVNLLSAQEEIELAKRIEQGDEVAKARLAEANLRLVVSIAKRYVGRGMLFLDLIQEGNMGLIKAVEKFDFSKGFKFSTYATWWIRQAITRAIADQARTIRIPVHMVETINKLIRVQRQLLQDLGRDPLPEEIGEEMDLPPEKVREILKIAQEPVSLETPIGEEDDSHLGDFIEDQEAQSPSDHAAYELLKEQLEDVLDTLTDREENVLRLRFGLDDGRTRTLEEVGKVFGVTRERIRQIEAKALRKLRHPSRSKRLKDFMD, from the coding sequence ATGTCTGACAACCAAGTTAAAGTTATTAAAAAAGAAACGATTGATCCGACACTGACTATTGAAGATGTGAAGAAACAACTAATCGAAAAAGGGAAAAAAGAGGGTCATTTGAGCCATGAAGAGGTAGCAGATAAACTTCAAAATTTTGAGATGGATTCTGACCAAATGGACGAATTTTTCGATATGATCAACGACAATGATATTCAGCTCATCAATGAAAAAGATAGTACAGATACAGATGAAAAGCTTAACCCGAATGACTTAAGTGCACCTCCAGGCGTTAAAATTAATGACCCTGTACGCATGTACTTAAAAGAAATAGGGCGCGTTAACTTACTAAGTGCGCAAGAAGAGATTGAACTTGCGAAGCGTATTGAACAAGGTGATGAAGTAGCAAAAGCACGTTTAGCAGAAGCTAACTTACGTCTTGTAGTTAGTATTGCGAAACGCTATGTTGGTCGTGGGATGCTGTTCCTAGACTTAATTCAAGAAGGTAATATGGGCTTGATCAAAGCAGTTGAGAAGTTTGACTTCAGTAAAGGTTTCAAATTCTCAACTTATGCCACATGGTGGATTCGACAAGCGATTACACGTGCCATTGCCGACCAAGCACGTACAATTCGTATTCCTGTACACATGGTTGAAACAATTAATAAACTGATTCGTGTTCAACGTCAATTACTACAAGATTTAGGCCGTGATCCATTACCAGAAGAAATCGGTGAAGAAATGGATTTACCACCAGAAAAAGTCCGTGAAATTCTAAAAATCGCTCAAGAACCAGTCTCTTTAGAAACACCAATCGGGGAAGAAGACGACAGCCACTTAGGTGATTTTATTGAAGATCAAGAGGCGCAAAGTCCTTCAGATCACGCAGCTTACGAACTGTTAAAAGAACAATTAGAAGACGTATTGGATACATTAACAGATCGAGAAGAAAATGTCTTGCGCTTACGATTCGGTTTAGATGATGGTCGTACACGCACGCTTGAAGAAGTCGGAAAAGTTTTCGGTGTAACAAGAGAACGTATTAGACAAATTGAAGCAAAAGCATTGCGTAAGTTAAGACATCCAAGTCGCAGCAAACGACTTAAAGACTTTATGGATTAA
- the dnaG gene encoding DNA primase: protein MRIPQATIDEIKQNTDILDVVSEYVKLEKRGRNYIGLCPFHDEKTPSFTVSEDKQICHCFGCKKGGNVFQFIQEIEKVSFAEAVKHLGERANIKVQTEMMNPTNDIASDDLKMIQIHEELLDYYHYLLKKTVEGEAALSYLYSRGFTDELIAKRKIGYAPDASSFATDYMEKKGYDLSLGYEAGILSRNETNFSYYDRFRDRIIFPLPNAQGRIIGFSGRAYQEDQTPKYLNSPESPIFQKRKLLYNLDKARKSIRQQDEIILLEGFMDVIKTSEAGLENVVASMGTQISKEHMTVLKKLCKNVTMMFDGDFAGTQATIKTGQALLERQFDVFVIQLPTDMDPDEYIEKYGKERFLEFVRNEKKSFVTFKLNQQKQEIQNNDLAYEKHYKTFVEDAALIQSQILRQKVVQEAAELFKVDVNRLLVEVERRQPQTNVQHTQPIQQAGHPVRLTKNEKAECALLKHFFNDKSLFLRFYQDIEESDFTNEHFKRIFNVLKDYYAEFDTFTISDILSYVTHDDVKETLIQLVDYPLNHDPYENEIMDYISVMSSNRTEESMDSLQTKLNEAVRIGDSEAQRYYLSQIVNKKREQIRSKD, encoded by the coding sequence GTGAGAATACCACAAGCAACAATTGATGAGATTAAACAAAACACAGATATTTTAGATGTCGTAAGTGAATATGTAAAGCTAGAGAAAAGAGGACGCAATTATATCGGTTTGTGTCCTTTTCATGATGAAAAAACGCCTTCATTTACAGTTTCTGAAGACAAACAAATCTGTCATTGTTTTGGCTGTAAAAAAGGTGGTAACGTTTTTCAATTTATTCAGGAAATCGAAAAAGTATCATTTGCCGAAGCGGTGAAGCATCTCGGTGAGAGAGCGAACATTAAGGTTCAAACTGAAATGATGAACCCAACGAATGATATCGCTTCTGATGATTTAAAAATGATACAAATTCATGAAGAACTGCTTGACTATTATCATTATTTACTGAAAAAAACAGTAGAAGGTGAAGCAGCATTAAGTTACTTGTACAGCAGGGGTTTTACAGACGAATTGATTGCTAAGCGAAAGATTGGTTATGCACCAGATGCATCAAGCTTTGCAACTGATTATATGGAAAAAAAAGGCTACGATCTTTCACTTGGCTATGAAGCAGGTATTTTATCAAGAAATGAAACTAACTTCAGTTATTATGATCGTTTTAGAGACCGGATTATTTTCCCGTTGCCGAATGCACAAGGTCGAATTATTGGATTTTCAGGTCGAGCATATCAAGAAGACCAAACACCGAAATATTTAAATAGTCCAGAATCACCAATATTTCAAAAACGTAAGTTGCTCTACAACCTTGATAAAGCACGTAAAAGTATACGTCAGCAAGATGAGATCATCTTATTAGAAGGTTTTATGGATGTTATTAAGACGAGTGAAGCAGGATTGGAAAATGTCGTAGCAAGCATGGGTACACAAATCTCCAAAGAACATATGACAGTACTTAAAAAGTTATGCAAAAATGTAACAATGATGTTTGATGGGGACTTTGCAGGAACACAGGCAACGATTAAAACAGGACAAGCACTGTTGGAGAGACAGTTTGATGTGTTTGTTATTCAACTGCCCACAGATATGGATCCTGATGAGTATATTGAAAAATACGGCAAAGAGCGATTTCTTGAATTTGTGCGCAATGAGAAAAAATCATTTGTAACATTTAAGTTAAATCAACAAAAACAAGAAATTCAGAACAATGACCTCGCTTATGAGAAACACTATAAGACGTTTGTAGAAGATGCGGCATTGATACAATCTCAAATTTTACGACAAAAAGTGGTCCAAGAAGCGGCAGAATTGTTTAAAGTTGACGTGAATCGTCTATTAGTAGAAGTAGAAAGACGTCAACCACAAACGAATGTGCAACACACACAGCCAATTCAACAAGCTGGGCATCCAGTGAGACTTACTAAAAACGAAAAAGCAGAATGTGCATTATTAAAACACTTTTTCAATGATAAGTCGTTATTTTTACGCTTTTATCAAGATATTGAAGAAAGCGACTTTACAAATGAACATTTTAAACGTATATTTAATGTCTTAAAGGACTATTATGCAGAATTTGATACTTTTACAATCAGTGATATATTGAGTTATGTCACTCATGATGATGTAAAAGAAACATTGATTCAACTTGTTGACTATCCGTTGAACCATGATCCATATGAAAATGAAATAATGGATTATATTTCAGTTATGTCATCAAATCGTACTGAAGAATCAATGGATTCATTACAAACAAAACTTAATGAAGCAGTCCGTATTGGAGATAGCGAAGCACAAAGATATTATCTCTCACAGATTGTAAATAAGAAAAGAGAACAAATCAGAAGTAAAGATTAA
- a CDS encoding pyruvate, water dikinase regulatory protein: MTQTKIIIASDSVGETAELVAKACMSQFSNCDLKTDILRYPYIETKQNVEDVIDMAKDCNSILIYTLVKPDIREYMETLIETHKIRSIDIMGPIMQTMQHVFEQTPLNEPGIVHKLDEDYFKKIEAMEFAVKYDDGKDPKGLPKADIVLIGVSRTSKTPISQYLAHKRYKVMNVPIVPEVNPPEMLFKIDPKKCVALKISPEKLNAIRKERLKQLGLSDSARYADDKRIEEELDYFNRIVEKIGCPVLDVSEKAIEETANNIIQIIEHKDSFLH, from the coding sequence ATGACTCAAACAAAAATTATTATCGCATCAGATTCAGTTGGTGAAACTGCTGAACTAGTTGCAAAAGCATGTATGTCACAGTTTTCTAATTGTGATCTAAAGACAGACATATTACGCTATCCTTATATCGAAACAAAACAAAACGTAGAAGATGTAATAGACATGGCGAAAGATTGCAATAGCATTCTTATCTATACACTTGTGAAACCTGATATACGTGAATATATGGAGACATTAATTGAGACACATAAAATTAGATCGATCGATATAATGGGGCCAATTATGCAAACGATGCAACACGTTTTTGAACAAACCCCACTTAATGAACCAGGCATTGTTCATAAACTGGATGAAGATTATTTCAAAAAAATTGAAGCGATGGAATTTGCTGTCAAATATGATGATGGTAAAGATCCTAAAGGTCTTCCGAAAGCAGATATCGTATTGATCGGTGTTTCCAGAACTTCAAAAACACCTATTTCACAATATTTAGCGCATAAGCGATATAAAGTGATGAACGTACCAATTGTACCTGAAGTAAATCCACCAGAGATGCTGTTTAAAATTGATCCGAAAAAATGTGTCGCATTAAAAATCAGTCCGGAAAAGTTAAACGCCATACGTAAAGAACGCTTGAAACAACTGGGTCTTTCAGATTCTGCACGTTATGCAGATGACAAGCGAATTGAAGAAGAGTTGGACTACTTTAATCGCATTGTCGAAAAAATTGGTTGCCCTGTGTTAGATGTTTCCGAAAAAGCAATTGAAGAAACAGCAAACAACATTATTCAAATTATTGAGCATAAAGATTCCTTTTTACATTAA
- a CDS encoding helix-turn-helix transcriptional regulator: protein MIIELNQRQEKIVEIVKSSGPITGEKIAEKLNLTRATLRPDLAILTMSGFLEARPRVGYFYTGKSRAQLLTEPLKNKIVKDYQSHPVILKSDVTVYDAICAIFIEDVGTLFIVNEENDLVGVVSRKDLLRSSMAGQDIHSMPVNIIMTRMPNIVLLNENDYVLYAAKQMITKEIDSIPIVREKENGNYEVTGRISKTTITKLFVSLFDQ, encoded by the coding sequence ATGATCATAGAACTCAATCAACGACAAGAAAAAATTGTAGAGATCGTTAAATCATCTGGACCAATTACTGGAGAAAAGATTGCTGAAAAATTGAATTTAACACGAGCGACATTGCGCCCTGATTTAGCGATTTTAACGATGTCAGGATTCCTAGAAGCACGACCACGTGTTGGTTATTTTTATACTGGGAAGTCACGCGCACAACTGTTGACAGAGCCGTTAAAGAATAAAATTGTAAAAGACTATCAATCACACCCAGTCATTTTAAAAAGTGATGTTACTGTTTATGATGCCATCTGCGCGATCTTTATTGAGGATGTGGGTACGTTATTTATAGTAAATGAAGAAAATGACCTTGTAGGTGTCGTATCACGTAAAGATTTGCTACGATCTTCTATGGCAGGACAGGACATACACAGTATGCCAGTCAATATTATTATGACTCGAATGCCAAATATTGTTCTACTCAATGAGAATGACTATGTGCTATATGCTGCAAAACAAATGATTACGAAAGAAATAGACTCCATTCCAATTGTAAGAGAGAAAGAAAATGGCAATTACGAAGTGACAGGACGTATTTCAAAAACAACGATAACAAAACTATTTGTATCATTATTTGATCAATAG
- a CDS encoding glycine--tRNA ligase has translation MKKNMDTIVQLAKHRGFVFPGSEIYGGLANTWDYGPLGVELKNNIKKAWWKKFITQSPYNVGLDAAILMNPKTWEASGHIGNFNDPMIDNKDSKIRYRADKLIEDYMANVKGDENFIADGLSFDEMKRIIEEEGITCPVSGTANWTDIRQFNLMFKTFQGVTEDSTNEIFMRPETAQGIFVNYKNVQRSMRKKLPFGIGQIGKSFRNEITPGNFIFRTREFEQMELEFFCKPGTEIEWQSYWKEFAEKWLKDLGLQDENLRLRDHDEDELSHYSNATTDIEFRFPFGWGELWGIASRTDYDLKQHSEHSGDDFKYHDPETNEKYIPYCIEPSLGADRVTLAFLCDAYDEEGVEGSKDARTVLHFHPAIAPYKAAILPLSKKLSADAIKVYEQLSEDFVVDFDESQSIGKRYRRQDEIGTPYCITFDFDSLEDQQVTVRHRDTMEQERMPISELNAFLAEKVKF, from the coding sequence ATGAAAAAAAATATGGATACAATTGTTCAATTAGCGAAGCACAGAGGTTTCGTTTTCCCAGGTAGTGAAATCTACGGTGGTTTAGCAAACACATGGGATTACGGTCCATTAGGTGTCGAATTAAAAAACAACATTAAAAAAGCATGGTGGAAAAAATTCATTACACAATCACCTTATAATGTTGGTTTAGATGCGGCAATTTTAATGAACCCAAAAACTTGGGAAGCTTCTGGTCATATCGGTAACTTTAATGACCCTATGATTGATAACAAAGATAGTAAGATTCGTTACCGCGCTGACAAACTTATCGAAGACTACATGGCAAATGTTAAAGGTGATGAAAACTTTATCGCTGATGGCCTTAGCTTTGATGAAATGAAACGTATCATTGAAGAAGAGGGAATCACTTGTCCTGTAAGTGGTACAGCAAATTGGACGGACATTCGTCAATTCAACTTGATGTTCAAAACATTCCAAGGTGTAACTGAAGACTCTACAAACGAAATCTTCATGCGTCCGGAAACAGCACAAGGTATTTTTGTTAACTACAAAAATGTACAACGTTCAATGAGAAAGAAATTACCATTTGGTATCGGTCAAATCGGTAAATCATTCCGTAATGAAATCACACCAGGTAACTTCATTTTCCGTACGAGAGAATTCGAACAAATGGAATTAGAATTCTTCTGTAAACCAGGTACAGAAATCGAGTGGCAAAGCTATTGGAAAGAATTTGCAGAAAAATGGTTGAAAGACTTAGGATTACAAGATGAAAATCTTCGTCTTCGTGATCATGATGAAGATGAATTATCACACTATTCGAATGCGACAACTGATATCGAATTCCGCTTCCCATTTGGCTGGGGTGAATTATGGGGTATCGCAAGTCGTACAGATTATGACTTAAAACAACATAGTGAACACTCTGGTGATGACTTCAAATATCACGATCCAGAAACGAATGAAAAATACATTCCATACTGTATTGAACCATCATTGGGTGCAGATCGTGTAACATTAGCATTCTTATGTGATGCATACGACGAAGAAGGTGTTGAAGGAAGTAAAGATGCTCGTACAGTATTACACTTCCACCCTGCCATTGCGCCATACAAAGCAGCGATTTTACCATTGAGCAAAAAATTATCTGCTGACGCAATTAAAGTTTATGAGCAATTAAGTGAAGATTTTGTGGTTGATTTTGATGAATCACAATCAATCGGTAAACGCTACCGTCGTCAAGACGAGATTGGTACACCTTATTGTATTACATTCGATTTTGATTCACTTGAAGATCAACAAGTGACAGTACGTCATCGTGATACAATGGAACAAGAACGTATGCCAATTAGTGAATTAAACGCATTTTTAGCTGAAAAAGTTAAATTCTAA
- the recO gene encoding DNA repair protein RecO, translating into MLIKQKGIIIKTVDYGESDKIITVLNEFGAKVPLMVRRAKKVKSGLQATTQLFVKGLFIYNKWRGMGTLSSVDVINSYYGLRVDIFTNSYASLCLEAIDGAMDTEHVDAQMYALLEFALTQIDEGLSAQLIANIVLLKCMTYYGFDINLTHCAVKNSDRPGEFVGYSFKYDGVLSKSAAHFDPHYMPLTNKAIYLMAILKQLPLSKINSISIHDEIVEEMSQFILMIYKEYSGVYFKSQRLINQLRRFNSTIE; encoded by the coding sequence ATGCTCATCAAACAAAAAGGAATTATTATTAAAACAGTTGATTATGGAGAATCAGATAAGATTATTACTGTATTAAATGAATTTGGTGCAAAAGTGCCATTAATGGTGCGCCGTGCAAAAAAGGTAAAATCTGGTTTGCAAGCAACCACACAATTATTTGTAAAAGGGCTATTTATATACAATAAATGGCGTGGTATGGGAACTTTATCATCAGTCGATGTCATCAATAGTTATTATGGGTTACGTGTGGATATCTTTACAAATAGTTATGCGAGCTTATGTTTAGAAGCGATTGACGGTGCAATGGATACCGAGCATGTAGATGCACAAATGTACGCACTGTTAGAGTTTGCATTGACTCAAATCGATGAAGGACTATCCGCACAATTAATAGCGAATATTGTACTGCTAAAATGTATGACTTACTATGGATTTGATATTAATCTGACACACTGTGCTGTAAAAAATTCAGATCGTCCAGGTGAATTTGTAGGGTACAGCTTCAAATATGATGGGGTTTTATCAAAGTCAGCAGCACATTTCGATCCACATTATATGCCATTGACAAATAAAGCCATTTATTTGATGGCGATACTCAAACAGTTACCGTTATCAAAAATTAACTCTATCTCCATTCATGATGAGATCGTAGAAGAAATGTCACAATTCATCTTGATGATCTACAAAGAATATTCGGGTGTGTACTTTAAGAGTCAACGGTTAATTAATCAACTAAGACGATTTAATTCAACAATTGAATAA
- the era gene encoding GTPase Era, whose translation MNEYKSGFVTIIGRPNVGKSTFVNRVIGHKIAIMSDKAQTTRNKIQGVMTQDDAQIIFLDTPGIHKPKHKLGDYMMKVAKNTLSEIDAVMFMVNANEEIGRGDQYIMEMLKSVKTPVFLVLNKIDLVHPDELMPKIEKYQSYMSFAEIIPISALEGHNVDHFLNVLKSYLPEGPQYYPDGQISDHPEQFVVSELIREKILQTTSEEIPHSIGVNVERMIQETEDRVHVEAVIYVERDSQKGIVIGKGGKKLKEIGKRARLDIEHLLGSKVYLDLWVKVQKDWRNKSQFIKQMGYVEDE comes from the coding sequence ATGAATGAATATAAATCAGGATTTGTGACGATTATCGGCCGACCTAATGTAGGAAAGTCAACATTTGTAAATAGGGTAATCGGACACAAGATTGCAATCATGTCTGATAAAGCTCAGACAACACGTAACAAAATTCAAGGTGTCATGACACAAGATGATGCACAAATCATTTTCTTAGATACACCCGGTATCCATAAACCGAAACATAAACTTGGGGATTACATGATGAAAGTTGCCAAAAACACACTTTCAGAAATTGATGCAGTCATGTTCATGGTGAATGCAAATGAAGAGATTGGTCGTGGTGATCAATATATTATGGAAATGCTAAAATCTGTAAAAACACCTGTCTTTTTAGTGTTAAATAAGATTGATTTAGTACATCCAGATGAACTCATGCCTAAAATCGAAAAATATCAATCTTATATGTCATTTGCGGAAATTATTCCGATCTCTGCGTTAGAAGGTCATAATGTAGATCATTTCTTAAATGTATTGAAAAGTTACCTACCAGAAGGCCCACAATATTATCCAGATGGCCAAATTTCAGATCACCCTGAACAATTCGTTGTCAGTGAACTTATTCGTGAAAAAATACTTCAAACAACTTCTGAAGAAATACCGCATTCCATTGGCGTTAACGTAGAACGTATGATTCAAGAAACAGAAGATCGTGTACATGTTGAAGCGGTCATCTATGTAGAACGTGATTCACAAAAAGGAATTGTAATCGGTAAAGGCGGTAAAAAGTTAAAAGAAATCGGTAAGCGTGCACGACTTGATATTGAACATCTACTTGGTTCAAAAGTCTATCTTGATTTATGGGTAAAAGTCCAAAAAGATTGGCGTAACAAATCACAATTCATCAAACAAATGGGCTACGTGGAAGACGAATAG
- the cdd gene encoding cytidine deaminase, whose translation MTYTDKHFEEVRKAQQNAYAPYSEFKVGAYLVTKDGHHFYGANIENAAYPATICAERSALVAAMSQGYRPGDFESITVTVDSDEVSSPCGSCRQVLKELCDDEMPVYMTNHKGEMRSLTVAELLPLGFSGKDLNK comes from the coding sequence ATGACCTATACAGACAAACACTTTGAAGAAGTAAGAAAAGCACAACAGAACGCCTATGCACCATACAGTGAATTCAAGGTAGGTGCGTATCTTGTTACGAAGGATGGGCATCATTTTTATGGTGCAAATATTGAAAATGCTGCGTATCCAGCGACTATTTGTGCTGAACGTTCTGCACTTGTTGCTGCCATGTCACAAGGCTATCGACCAGGGGACTTCGAATCGATAACAGTTACCGTTGACAGTGATGAAGTCTCGTCACCATGTGGATCATGCCGACAAGTTTTAAAAGAATTGTGTGATGATGAAATGCCTGTTTACATGACAAACCATAAAGGTGAGATGAGATCATTAACGGTTGCAGAATTATTACCACTCGGATTTTCAGGAAAGGATTTAAATAAATAA